A window of Elusimicrobiota bacterium genomic DNA:
TGGAGCGCGATCCCCGCCGGATCATGATGCTCGCCGTGCGCCGCATGCTTCCCAAGAACCGCCTCGCCCGCAAGCAGCTGGTTCGCCTGAAGATCTACGTCGGAGACAAGCACCCGCATTCGGCCGTCAACGCGCCGAAGGCCAAGTAAGGACACCATGAGCAAAACCGAAGCGATCTGGGCCACCGGCCGCCGCAAGACCTCCGTCGCGCAGTGCCGCCTGCTGCCGAAGGGCGAGGGCAAAGTCACCGTCAACAAGAAGCCCGTCGAGGCGTACTTCCACGGCCTTCCCCATCAGGTCCGGGACGTCACCGAGCCGATCACGATCATCGAGGCCGCCAAGAACCACGACTTCATCGTCAAGGTCGTCGGCGGCGGCATCTCCGGCCAGGCCGGAGCGGCCCGTCACGCCATCTCCCGCGCCCTCGTCAAGCTCGACGAGAAGCACAAGAAGGCCCTTCGCGCCGCCGGCTTCCTGACCCGCGACCCCCGCATGGTCGAGCGCAAGAAGCCCGGTCAGCCGAAAGCCCGCAAGCGCTTCCAGTTCTCGAAGCGTTGATCGGACCGTCTCCCATGGAGACGATCAAGATCCGTGGACTGGCCCGTCTCGCCGCGGCGATTTTCGCCGGGTGGGGCGGGCTGGCCGCTGTCAAGGGGGTCTACGACCTCCTGGGCGGCGAGCCGGAGGCCAACCAGTATGCTCCCAAGGCCTGGGCCTTCGTCACGCGCGCCCAGTGGGCCCGGTTCTCCCTGTTCGAGCTCGTTTACGGGCTCGCCTTGCTGGCCTTGGCCTGGTACTGCCTGCGCTGGTCCCGGCGCCTGCCGGAGACGGTCCAGCGCCCCCGGCGCGAGCCGGAGTTCAGCCTTTTCGGATGATACGGGTCGGCTGCGCCGGCTACCCCATCGGACGGGACCGCTACTGGCGCTCCCTGTCCTTCGTGGAGACCGATACCGGCAAGGGCCTTCCGCGGCTCGAGACCTTGGCCGCCTGGCGGGCGGACATCCCCGCGGGCGGCGAAGCCGCCCTGCAGGCCCTGAGGACGATCACGCACGGCCCCGACGACCGCGGCTTTCCGGCCGGCGCCCGGAAGCTTCCCAAGCATCGCCAGGCCCTGTGCGGG
This region includes:
- the rpsI gene encoding 30S ribosomal protein S9, which translates into the protein MSKTEAIWATGRRKTSVAQCRLLPKGEGKVTVNKKPVEAYFHGLPHQVRDVTEPITIIEAAKNHDFIVKVVGGGISGQAGAARHAISRALVKLDEKHKKALRAAGFLTRDPRMVERKKPGQPKARKRFQFSKR